A genomic region of Candidatus Rokuibacteriota bacterium contains the following coding sequences:
- a CDS encoding TetR/AcrR family transcriptional regulator, with protein MAGTTMGQIAQRLGMTKGSLYYYFKDKDALLYQCHLRCIEVSLRALRKSRASRLPPDVRLREVLTSHIRGITEEIYGSVIITDLESISRARRRKIVAARDRFEGGVRDLIREGVTQGAFRKVDPKIAGFALLGAINWIGKWYRPEGPLSSVEVAEQFADFLVDGLRAEA; from the coding sequence GAATGACGAAGGGCAGCCTCTACTACTACTTCAAAGACAAGGACGCCCTCCTCTACCAGTGCCATCTCCGCTGCATCGAGGTAAGCCTGCGCGCCCTCCGGAAGAGCCGCGCGAGCCGCCTGCCGCCGGACGTCCGTCTCCGCGAGGTGCTGACTTCGCACATCCGTGGGATCACCGAGGAGATCTACGGCTCGGTAATCATCACCGACCTTGAGAGCATCAGCCGGGCGCGGCGGCGGAAGATCGTGGCTGCGCGCGACCGGTTCGAGGGCGGGGTGCGCGACCTGATCCGCGAGGGCGTGACCCAGGGCGCCTTTCGGAAGGTTGACCCCAAGATCGCCGGCTTTGCCCTCCTCGGCGCCATCAACTGGATTGGCAAGTGGTACCGGCCGGAGGGGCCGCTCTCGTCGGTGGAGGTCGCCGAGCAGTTTGCCGACTTCCTCGTTGACGGCCTGCGGGCGGAGGCCTGA